A window from Corynebacterium accolens encodes these proteins:
- a CDS encoding ABC transporter ATP-binding protein, with amino-acid sequence MSAPLNSPRTAISASNLTVGYARNTPILENIDVRLPKGKVTTIVGPNGCGKSTLLRSLARLLPLESGTVMLGERNITELRRRDVATKISVLPQAPVAPEGLLVSDLVARGRHPHQSWLRQWSATDEQEVYSALTQTGSLQFAERSINELSGGQRQRVWISMVLAQDTEIMFLDEPTTYLDLATSIEILELIRSLRTKLGRSIVMVLHDLNLAIRYSDHLIAMNQGKIIATGAPKEIISPQLLHAAFNLNALVIEDPVTGGPLVVPSGANI; translated from the coding sequence ATGTCTGCCCCATTAAACTCCCCACGCACAGCAATTTCCGCCTCAAACCTCACCGTAGGATACGCGCGCAATACTCCGATCCTTGAAAATATTGATGTAAGACTCCCGAAAGGCAAAGTCACTACGATTGTTGGTCCCAACGGGTGCGGAAAATCAACACTCTTACGCAGCCTCGCAAGACTGTTACCCCTAGAAAGTGGCACTGTCATGTTAGGTGAACGCAATATCACTGAACTTCGCCGAAGGGATGTGGCTACAAAAATTAGTGTGTTGCCGCAGGCCCCCGTTGCGCCAGAGGGTTTACTAGTATCCGATCTTGTCGCTCGCGGGCGCCATCCACATCAATCATGGCTGCGCCAGTGGTCAGCAACCGACGAGCAGGAGGTTTATTCCGCGCTCACACAAACCGGATCCCTTCAATTCGCCGAACGCTCCATTAATGAACTTTCCGGTGGCCAACGCCAACGAGTGTGGATTTCCATGGTTCTAGCTCAAGACACAGAGATTATGTTCCTCGACGAACCCACAACATACTTAGATTTGGCGACGTCCATCGAAATTCTCGAGCTCATTCGTTCGCTGCGAACAAAGCTGGGGCGCAGCATCGTCATGGTTTTACATGACCTCAACTTAGCCATTCGATATAGCGACCATTTGATTGCAATGAACCAAGGGAAAATCATTGCAACCGGGGCGCCCAAGGAGATCATTTCTCCTCAATTACTTCACGCCGCATTCAACTTAAACGCTTTGGTTATTGAAGATCCGGTTACAGGAGGCCCACTCGTTGTCCCCTCTGGCGCTAATATCTAG
- a CDS encoding GDSL-type esterase/lipase family protein: protein MSKYIAAACGAVMLATGLSGVASAAPTGNLVTLGDSYSANPDQVRNTLRGVPGATDNYPQREGCLQAPNNWPRKLAAKTNRPLADWSCTAQTSNTMNQRLDRAIANGDVRNDSTVVIAVGMNDYGPFNFDVLKSSPDIPKNVHDNYVNRLREAGDKIHRAAPGAKIVVSGALPTVDREHATFCAVNVIPNRPGGIYVPILRDVENWNRANQIEAANSIGATYVDMIDGARGHDTCAPDAQRWVAGLIDTTTPNYNMNFHPSDAGSEYMANTLLAHV, encoded by the coding sequence GTGAGCAAATACATTGCTGCAGCTTGCGGAGCAGTCATGCTCGCTACTGGTCTTTCCGGTGTCGCGTCAGCCGCACCGACCGGTAATCTCGTCACGCTCGGTGACTCCTACTCCGCTAACCCTGACCAAGTCCGGAATACCTTACGTGGGGTTCCTGGCGCAACCGATAACTATCCCCAACGCGAGGGGTGCCTTCAGGCGCCTAATAACTGGCCGCGGAAGCTTGCTGCAAAGACGAATCGACCACTGGCCGATTGGTCCTGCACCGCTCAGACTTCCAACACCATGAATCAACGCTTGGACCGGGCTATTGCCAACGGTGACGTCCGCAACGACTCTACCGTCGTCATCGCTGTAGGAATGAATGACTACGGTCCATTTAACTTCGATGTGTTGAAGAGTTCTCCGGATATCCCGAAAAACGTCCACGACAACTATGTGAACCGTCTGCGGGAAGCTGGCGACAAGATTCACCGTGCAGCACCGGGAGCTAAGATCGTTGTATCGGGCGCGCTACCCACGGTGGATCGTGAACACGCAACCTTCTGCGCAGTCAATGTGATTCCGAACCGCCCAGGCGGTATCTACGTCCCAATCCTGCGGGATGTCGAAAATTGGAACCGCGCTAACCAAATCGAGGCGGCTAATTCCATTGGGGCGACCTACGTTGACATGATTGATGGCGCTCGCGGCCATGATACATGTGCTCCAGATGCCCAGCGTTGGGTTGCCGGTTTGATTGACACCACGACGCCGAACTACAACATGAACTTCCATCCGTCGGATGCAGGCTCCGAGTACATGGCCAACACTCTTTTGGCTCACGTATAA
- a CDS encoding bifunctional RNase H/acid phosphatase has translation MKVIIYADGGSRGNPGVAGSGTVVYAADGTTTLREIVYVVGTKATNNVAEYHGLLRGLEAASELGTSEVEFYMDSKLVVEQINGRWKIKHPDMQKLALKARTLIGGFSSFSLEWVPRAKNKVADALSNDAMDAAAAGHKVGIVKSETDEPAAESSSDAEPAKGEQEWDTSAPHPSDWLGERGDTTRFILLRHGQTEMSAAKQYSGRANPELTELGKKQALAAAQALAGTTIDAIVCSPLKRCQETAAAVAHGRDIEVVTEEGLSEVDFGEWEGKTAAEAHQRDPEIHEQWLHDAATPCPGGESLQAVNRRVRAVRKELQRRYSGKTVLIVSHVNPIKSFLCQALNAGPATFQHLFLDLAALSDVEFWDGGSMVHGFNDVGHLEGLR, from the coding sequence ATGAAGGTCATCATCTACGCAGATGGCGGCTCGCGCGGCAATCCCGGAGTAGCCGGTTCAGGCACCGTCGTTTATGCCGCGGATGGCACAACCACCCTGCGCGAAATCGTCTATGTGGTAGGTACTAAGGCCACCAATAATGTGGCGGAGTACCACGGCTTATTGCGCGGACTCGAGGCTGCCTCTGAGCTCGGTACCAGCGAGGTGGAGTTCTATATGGATTCCAAGCTCGTCGTGGAACAGATCAACGGGCGCTGGAAAATCAAGCACCCCGATATGCAAAAACTGGCCCTTAAGGCTCGCACGCTTATCGGCGGCTTTTCTTCCTTCAGTCTCGAGTGGGTCCCGCGCGCGAAAAACAAGGTGGCGGATGCGCTATCCAATGACGCGATGGATGCGGCCGCGGCGGGGCACAAGGTGGGCATCGTCAAGAGCGAGACCGACGAGCCTGCCGCCGAATCCTCGTCCGATGCCGAGCCAGCTAAGGGCGAGCAGGAGTGGGATACCTCCGCGCCGCATCCCTCCGACTGGTTGGGCGAGCGCGGCGATACAACCCGGTTTATTTTGCTGCGCCATGGCCAAACCGAAATGTCTGCCGCCAAGCAATACTCTGGCCGCGCCAATCCGGAGCTTACGGAATTGGGCAAAAAGCAGGCGCTCGCCGCCGCGCAGGCCCTTGCCGGTACCACCATCGACGCTATCGTGTGCTCGCCGCTGAAGCGCTGCCAAGAAACGGCTGCCGCCGTCGCGCATGGCCGCGATATCGAGGTAGTGACCGAAGAGGGCCTGAGCGAGGTGGACTTTGGCGAGTGGGAAGGAAAGACCGCGGCCGAAGCGCACCAGCGCGATCCTGAGATCCACGAGCAATGGCTCCACGATGCCGCCACACCGTGCCCCGGCGGGGAGTCGCTGCAGGCCGTCAACCGCCGCGTGCGGGCTGTCCGCAAGGAATTGCAGCGGCGCTATAGCGGCAAGACGGTGCTGATTGTCAGCCACGTCAACCCCATCAAATCCTTCCTCTGCCAGGCCCTGAACGCAGGTCCTGCCACCTTCCAACACCTGTTTTTGGATCTGGCGGCGCTATCGGACGTTGAGTTCTGGGACGGCGGCTCTATGGTGCATGGATTCAACGATGTGGGACACCTGGAGGGGCTGCGCTAG
- a CDS encoding HNH endonuclease signature motif containing protein — MTCRDCYSANPWPQSEMDADHVTAWSKGDATESNCELLCKSHNRAKGNA, encoded by the coding sequence ATGACTTGCCGTGATTGTTATTCTGCCAACCCTTGGCCGCAGTCTGAGATGGATGCCGACCATGTCACAGCGTGGTCGAAGGGTGATGCCACCGAAAGCAACTGTGAGCTGTTGTGTAAGTCCCACAACCGCGCGAAGGGTAACGCTTAG
- a CDS encoding FecCD family ABC transporter permease: MVERYLTSPARCWFQGVHHLGVRSGRVLEVIASGQGTRLEKLVVFEWRMPRALTALTVGCALGLAGALTQSVTRNPLASPDILGITAGASAMAVTVIVFGSGTGIIGWLAGIGVPLAAFIGAVSTSIVVWVLSWKGDANPFRLLLSGIIITSLLSGYISFAMIRAQLHDASVAQFWLTGSLDRANWTTTFPVAIALIISAPTLGWVSYQLHPTALGQDLARALGSRFNAVQFSVLMLAVALTAVAVSAAGPIGFVAFVAPQIALRVCRTATPPLLASAFTGAILLLGADVVIQALLGVELPVGIVTSIIGGLFLLYLLVQQNRKVQSA; this comes from the coding sequence ATGGTGGAAAGGTACCTCACTTCCCCAGCGAGATGCTGGTTTCAAGGTGTCCACCATCTGGGGGTCAGGTCCGGTAGAGTCTTGGAAGTTATTGCCAGCGGCCAAGGAACCAGACTGGAGAAACTAGTAGTCTTCGAATGGCGAATGCCGCGTGCTCTCACTGCACTTACAGTAGGCTGTGCTCTTGGTCTCGCTGGAGCTTTAACACAATCAGTAACCAGAAATCCGCTAGCCAGTCCTGACATTTTAGGCATAACCGCCGGCGCCTCAGCAATGGCGGTTACGGTTATCGTCTTCGGCTCGGGKACCGGCATCATAGGCTGGTTGGCCGGCATTGGAGTCCCACTGGCCGCTTTTATCGGAGCTGTCAGTACAAGCATCGTCGTGTGGGTTCTTTCCTGGAAAGGAGACGCAAACCCGTTCAGGCTCTTACTCTCGGGCATAATCATTACGTCGCTGTTGTCTGGTTACATCAGCTTCGCCATGATTCGTGCGCAATTGCACGATGCCTCCGTCGCTCAATTTTGGCTAACTGGCTCATTAGACCGAGCAAATTGGACGACTACCTTTCCAGTAGCTATTGCATTAATAATATCTGCACCAACCCTCGGATGGGTTAGTTACCAACTGCATCCCACGGCACTGGGCCAGGATTTGGCAAGAGCTCTTGGCTCTCGTTTCAATGCGGTGCAATTCTCTGTACTCATGCTCGCCGTAGCGTTGACTGCCGTTGCTGTCTCCGCAGCAGGCCCCATTGGCTTTGTAGCCTTTGTTGCTCCTCAAATAGCACTTCGTGTCTGTCGTACCGCAACACCACCGCTGCTAGCTTCCGCCTTTACTGGAGCGATTCTTCTACTCGGCGCAGACGTCGTCATTCAAGCTCTGTTGGGGGTCGAGCTTCCTGTTGGAATCGTTACTTCGATAATTGGGGGCCTGTTTCTGCTCTATTTACTTGTTCAGCAAAATCGGAAGGTCCAATCAGCTTAA
- a CDS encoding zinc ribbon domain-containing protein, which yields MKLSQELQPVLLELANLERSQGIGGXKELPEKVEYDKAQQEHKRLLDASGSAQMAVDDMENEILRIQADERKLRRRERDDKGQLGAELDTEKRKDIEHDLYATKSRIADLMSELQEAHNEIHALRSNLDVHGARVSDSERKLEMLRRAADAAQEAADNQPDPAVRIADLREQLPSDVLEEYDAQRQENGVGAAQFKANRAXGGCFIVXPPADKNAVRNAPADELPQCSDCGSYLVRLAS from the coding sequence GTGAAACTATCGCAAGAACTACAGCCGGTACTGCTGGAATTGGCCAACCTGGAACGCTCGCAAGGCATTGGCGGGGRAAAAGAGCTGCCAGAAAAGGTTGAGTACGACAAGGCGCAGCAGGAACACAAGCGCCTGCTCGATGCTTCCGGCTCCGCGCAGATGGCAGTCGATGACATGGAAAATGAAATCCTGCGCATCCAGGCCGATGAGCGCAAGCTGCGCCGGCGCGAACGCGATGACAAGGGCCAGCTCGGTGCCGAATTGGATACCGAAAAGCGCAAGGACATCGAGCACGATCTCTACGCCACCAAGTCCCGCATCGCAGATCTAATGAGTGAGCTGCAAGAAGCCCACAACGAGATCCACGCGCTGCGCTCCAACTTGGACGTCCACGGCGCGCGTGTCTCGGATTCCGAGCGCAAGCTAGAAATGCTGCGCCGCGCCGCCGACGCCGCCCAAGAGGCCGCGGATAACCAGCCCGATCCCGCCGTGCGCATCGCGGATTTGCGCGAACAGCTGCCCTCCGATGTCCTGGAGGAATACGACGCGCAGCGGCAAGAAAACGGCGTTGGCGCCGCGCAGTTTAAGGCCAACCGGGCCKGSGGCGGCTGCTTCATCGTCTYSCCMCCCGCCGATAAAAACGCCGTGCGCAATGCGCCTGCCGATGAGCTGCCGCAATGCAGCGACTGCGGCTCCTACCTGGTGCGCCTGGCATCATGA
- a CDS encoding PPA1309 family protein — protein MSSPELSQPALNRAMTEAVEFVHAEGWDARPTIFALVPTHLVADQLAAMDEETASPLTLIVQDNVPENIEPGSEELADYVSRLAWPREVAGAILAQEIKFRDTSSEDPSPRPARLYSGALREEGIETTLLQLRPTEEELEAAGPFAEDDIQLRGGPQVAPGVIAALRYGLNQDPDELD, from the coding sequence ATGAGTTCCCCCGAATTATCACAGCCAGCTTTAAACCGCGCCATGACGGAGGCCGTGGAGTTCGTCCATGCTGAAGGTTGGGACGCCCGCCCCACCATCTTCGCGCTTGTCCCCACCCATCTGGTGGCAGACCAGCTAGCGGCCATGGATGAGGAAACCGCGTCCCCGCTAACCCTTATCGTGCAAGACAATGTCCCGGAAAACATCGAGCCGGGTTCCGAGGAATTGGCTGATTACGTCTCCCGCTTGGCCTGGCCGCGCGAGGTCGCAGGTGCCATCTTGGCCCAGGAGATTAAGTTCCGGGATACCTCTAGCGAGGACCCCTCCCCTCGCCCGGCGCGCCTGTATTCGGGTGCCCTGCGCGAGGAAGGAATTGAGACCACTTTGCTGCAGCTGCGTCCCACAGAGGAAGAGCTTGAGGCCGCAGGCCCCTTTGCTGAGGACGATATTCAGCTCCGCGGCGGCCCGCAGGTAGCCCCCGGCGTGATCGCCGCTTTGCGCTATGGCCTCAACCAGGATCCGGATGAACTAGACTAA
- a CDS encoding UPF0182 family protein: protein MKRPPKVAAIIAAIIAVLLFFGPMLVGMYTDWRWFGSIDYRSVFTTAIIARIVLFIIFGLVAAAVVWAAGFFAWRGRPDSLDMGDLNSPVYQYRQSIEKSMGVLFKVIPAIVGIIAGFIGQSHWRDVMLFLNGQDFGVQDPQFHHDLGFYTFSLPVLQMVVSTLSILLVLAFLIALFGHYILGGIRIGNKAAGVRGSISRSARLQLAITAGLWMVAQVAGYWLERYGLLYSEHDLFTGGSYTDIHAYLPAKIILMIIGVFVAIALFMAIVIKDLRIPGLAVVLMLASSLIIGQAWPLLMERFSVQPNRQAKENESIARNIEATRYAYGLTDDHVTYKENWGGDNVSDDKVASDNATINNLRLLDPEILSPTFTQMQQLKNFYGFPETLSMDRYEIXGKMRDFVVAARELXPNELRXXQXDXXNRHTVYTHGNGFVAAQANTVDEVARDAGSARGGYPIFTVSDLQTQAGESEGEGETQDAEKSLGIKVDQPRIYYGPVIASAADNLDYAITGTTGEKPVEYDTDSTNYTYDGEGGVEIGNLFDRTMYAAKYRELNFLLSDRVGSESKLLYDRDPRERVEKVAPWLTTDSATYPAVIDGHLKWIVDGYTTLDSLPYSQRASLSDATQDALNPDGTTQRLVNDQVGYIRNSVKATVDAYDGSVDLYEFDKEDPVLKAWEGVFPDVVKPESEISDELREHFRYPEDMFKVQRDLLARYHVDDPNVFFNNDAFWSVPNDPTAEESRDLNQPPYYVMAADPETGKPSFQLTTSYRGLNREFLSAHMAVSSDPDTYGDITVRVLPTNTQTQGPKQAQDAMMSSDQVARDRTLWEGTNDLHNGNLLALPVGGGEILYLEPIYSQRKDQASAFPKLLRVLVSYKGRVGYAPTIGDALEQVGIDAKSAQDIEEIEGDSGDDDADKDSSSADKKDEKKESTEESAPASAPRSSDEAGAIEDINKALKGLEDARGGSFEEYGRALDELDKAVESYQKSEG from the coding sequence TTGAAGCGGCCTCCTAAGGTCGCGGCAATTATTGCGGCCATCATTGCCGTCCTCTTATTCTTCGGCCCCATGCTCGTGGGCATGTACACGGATTGGAGGTGGTTTGGCTCCATTGATTACCGCAGTGTTTTCACCACCGCGATTATTGCGCGCATAGTCCTCTTTATCATCTTCGGGCTCGTTGCTGCCGCAGTAGTGTGGGCAGCCGGGTTCTTTGCTTGGCGCGGCCGCCCCGATTCCCTGGATATGGGGGATTTGAATTCGCCGGTCTATCAGTACCGCCAGTCCATTGAGAAGTCCATGGGCGTGCTGTTCAAGGTCATCCCGGCCATCGTGGGCATCATCGCCGGTTTCATCGGCCAGTCCCACTGGCGCGATGTGATGCTATTCCTCAACGGCCAGGACTTCGGCGTACAAGACCCCCAATTCCACCACGACTTGGGCTTTTATACCTTTAGTCTGCCCGTGTTGCAGATGGTGGTCAGCACCCTGTCCATCCTGCTTGTGCTCGCCTTCCTCATTGCCCTATTCGGCCACTACATCTTGGGCGGAATCCGCATTGGCAATAAGGCCGCGGGCGTGCGCGGTTCCATCTCCCGCTCGGCGCGCCTGCAGCTTGCCATTACGGCCGGGCTGTGGATGGTGGCCCAGGTCGCCGGCTACTGGCTGGAGCGCTACGGGCTGCTGTATTCCGAGCACGACCTGTTTACCGGTGGTTCCTACACGGATATCCACGCCTACCTGCCGGCCAAGATCATTTTGATGATCATCGGCGTCTTCGTCGCTATTGCGCTCTTTATGGCCATCGTCATCAAGGACCTGCGCATCCCTGGCCTCGCCGTGGTGCTGATGCTCGCGTCCTCGCTGATCATCGGCCAGGCATGGCCACTGCTGATGGAGCGCTTCTCGGTCCAGCCAAACCGCCAGGCCAAGGAAAATGAGTCCATCGCCCGCAATATTGAGGCCACGCGGTATGCCTATGGGCTTACCGATGACCACGTGACCTACAAGGAAAACTGGGGCGGCGATAACGTATCGGATGACAAGGTTGCCTCTGATAACGCCACCATCAATAACCTGCGCCTGCTGGATCCAGAGATTTTGTCGCCGACGTTTACCCAGATGCAGCAGCTGAAGAACTTCTATGGGTTCCCAGAAACGCTGTCCATGGACCGCTATGAAATCGAKGGMAAGATGCGCGACTTCGTCGTKGCGGCCCGCGAGCTGGMCCCGAACGAGCTGCGTRAAAMCCAGYCCGATTGRAYCAACCGCCACACCGTATATACCCACGGCAATGGCTTCGTAGCCGCGCAGGCCAATACCGTCGATGAGGTTGCCCGCGATGCCGGTTCCGCCCGCGGTGGTTACCCCATCTTCACCGTCTCTGACCTGCAGACCCAGGCCGGCGAGTCCGAGGGCGAGGGCGAGACCCAAGATGCCGAGAAGTCTTTGGGCATCAAGGTAGACCAGCCACGCATTTACTACGGCCCGGTCATCGCTAGTGCCGCAGATAACCTGGACTACGCCATTACCGGTACCACCGGCGAAAAACCGGTGGAGTACGACACCGATAGCACCAACTACACCTATGACGGTGAGGGCGGCGTTGAGATTGGCAATCTGTTTGACCGCACCATGTATGCCGCTAAGTACCGCGAGCTGAACTTCCTGCTTTCGGATCGCGTGGGCAGCGAATCCAAGCTGCTTTATGACCGCGATCCCCGCGAGCGTGTGGAGAAGGTTGCTCCATGGTTGACCACCGATTCCGCTACCTACCCGGCCGTTATTGACGGCCACCTGAAGTGGATCGTCGATGGCTACACCACCCTGGACTCCCTGCCGTATTCGCAGCGCGCTTCGCTTTCGGATGCCACCCAGGACGCCCTCAACCCCGATGGCACCACCCAGCGCTTGGTCAATGACCAGGTGGGCTATATCCGCAACTCCGTGAAGGCGACCGTGGATGCCTATGACGGCAGCGTGGACCTCTACGAGTTTGACAAGGAAGACCCCGTGCTCAAGGCATGGGAAGGCGTTTTCCCGGATGTGGTCAAGCCAGAATCGGAGATCTCCGATGAGCTGCGCGAGCACTTCCGCTACCCAGAGGACATGTTCAAGGTTCAGCGTGACCTCTTGGCCCGCTACCACGTTGATGACCCGAACGTCTTCTTTAATAACGATGCCTTCTGGTCTGTGCCGAATGACCCGACCGCGGAAGAATCACGCGACCTGAATCAGCCGCCGTACTACGTGATGGCTGCAGATCCGGAGACCGGTAAGCCGAGCTTCCAGCTGACTACCTCGTACCGTGGTCTGAACCGTGAGTTCCTGTCCGCACACATGGCGGTATCTTCCGATCCGGATACCTACGGCGATATCACCGTGCGCGTGCTGCCAACCAATACGCAGACGCAGGGTCCGAAGCAGGCGCAGGACGCCATGATGTCTTCTGACCAGGTAGCCCGCGACCGCACTCTGTGGGAGGGCACCAACGACCTGCATAACGGTAACCTGCTGGCCTTGCCGGTCGGTGGCGGCGAGATCCTCTACCTCGAGCCGATTTACTCGCAGCGCAAGGATCAGGCCTCCGCCTTCCCGAAGCTGCTGCGCGTGCTCGTGTCCTACAAGGGCCGCGTGGGCTATGCACCGACTATCGGTGATGCCCTTGAGCAGGTGGGAATCGACGCCAAGTCTGCCCAGGACATCGAAGAGATTGAGGGCGACTCCGGCGACGACGATGCCGATAAGGACAGCTCTTCTGCGGACAAGAAGGACGAGAAGAAGGAATCTACTGAGGAATCCGCTCCGGCTTCGGCCCCTCGTTCCTCCGATGAGGCAGGCGCTATCGAGGACATCAACAAGGCCCTGAAGGGCCTGGAGGATGCCCGCGGCGGTTCCTTCGAAGAGTACGGCCGCGCCTTGGACGAGTTGGACAAGGCAGTCGAGTCTTACCAGAAGTCCGAGGGCTAA
- a CDS encoding galactokinase family protein — protein MPLWSTPKSPIAERVAQQHASIVGTEPTHVASAPATWPLIGEHIDHYGGIVAASLSDLRAAAAVSSRTDGIVSVHYVPAIGEPAHDSIGLKEVAALAAAQQPTTDSEGQPVIPPAPEGGLAARIGGIVHTMVNRQLLSRETAGADITIVSDIPNDIGLGAASAADVAVALALMGPTDNLDAPLRVRVADVCTQAVTTFAHKPALRARHTAALRSSGDGVCIIDYADGSVTHAPHVVDQDVVAFAVAVPGNTAEEQSQAIDSIRQRQQFVDDACHSFGTESLRLLPDAQQRVVEWLQAVHKVYGEEGRPSINAATEWMAFYEEETSRVEHFVRYLRSHRRNELFPIVLQSQASLTNIYGFDSAEKLAELVTVRGAVAARSAHAGLSSAVIAYVPSNRAENFAADLAEDGFLLVNLAAGEPAKVED, from the coding sequence ATGCCACTGTGGTCGACGCCTAAGTCCCCTATCGCTGAGCGCGTTGCACAACAACACGCTTCTATCGTGGGAACGGAGCCCACCCATGTCGCCAGCGCGCCCGCGACCTGGCCGCTCATTGGTGAGCATATCGATCATTATGGAGGCATCGTCGCCGCAAGCCTGTCGGATCTCCGCGCAGCGGCGGCCGTCAGTTCGCGCACGGATGGCATCGTTTCCGTCCACTACGTGCCGGCAATTGGGGAGCCTGCGCACGATTCCATTGGCCTGAAGGAGGTGGCTGCGCTCGCTGCGGCGCAACAGCCCACGACGGATTCGGAGGGGCAACCGGTCATTCCGCCCGCACCAGAAGGTGGGCTGGCCGCGCGCATCGGCGGCATCGTACACACCATGGTCAACCGCCAGTTACTGTCCAGGGAGACGGCTGGGGCGGATATCACCATCGTGAGCGATATCCCCAACGATATCGGCTTAGGCGCCGCATCGGCGGCGGATGTTGCCGTAGCGCTTGCCTTAATGGGCCCAACAGATAACCTCGACGCGCCCTTGCGCGTGCGCGTTGCGGATGTCTGCACGCAGGCGGTGACCACCTTTGCCCATAAGCCCGCCCTTCGCGCGCGCCACACCGCCGCGCTGCGCAGCAGTGGCGACGGTGTGTGCATCATCGACTATGCCGATGGCTCGGTCACCCACGCGCCCCACGTCGTGGACCAAGACGTGGTGGCCTTCGCCGTGGCGGTGCCCGGGAACACTGCGGAAGAACAGTCACAGGCAATTGACTCCATCCGCCAGCGCCAGCAGTTTGTCGATGATGCCTGCCATTCTTTCGGCACAGAGTCGCTGCGCTTATTGCCCGATGCTCAACAGCGCGTGGTGGAGTGGCTCCAGGCGGTGCACAAGGTCTACGGCGAGGAGGGCCGCCCCAGCATCAATGCGGCTACCGAGTGGATGGCATTTTATGAGGAAGAGACCTCCCGCGTGGAGCACTTCGTGCGCTACCTGCGCTCGCACCGCCGCAATGAGCTTTTCCCCATTGTGCTGCAATCGCAGGCCTCGCTGACCAATATCTATGGCTTCGATTCCGCAGAAAAACTCGCGGAGCTGGTCACGGTCCGCGGGGCGGTGGCCGCGCGCTCGGCGCATGCGGGGTTATCTAGCGCCGTTATTGCTTATGTCCCCAGCAACCGCGCGGAAAACTTCGCGGCGGATCTGGCAGAAGACGGTTTCCTGCTGGTGAATCTGGCCGCAGGCGAGCCAGCCAAGGTAGAAGATTAA
- a CDS encoding Nif3-like dinuclear metal center hexameric protein: MSAVRVGDVRRVLDQAYPPHLAEKWDAVGLICGDPADEVRTVAFALDCTQEVADRAVELGADMLVVHHPLLLRGVESVAADTPKGKAVHTLIKNGVALFAAHTNADKARPGVNDKLAELVGITPGRPIVPEAPETIDKWGVHIPTGSAEQVKQALFDAGAGHIGAYSHCSFDIAGKGQFQPEEGADPVEGDIGKLHRGEEIRVEFVAPASLRATLIAALHEAHPYEVPAYDIVETAGNGDLDTALGLGRVGELPREMTLREFTQQVANALPETAWGIRAAGDPEQTVRTVAVSSGAGDSFLAAASKLGVDVYVTSDLRHHPVDEHLRAGGPAVIDTAHWASEFPWTAQASDIVEAALELDTEIISLRTDPWTISAHPKES, translated from the coding sequence ATGTCTGCTGTGCGAGTGGGCGATGTGCGCCGCGTTTTGGACCAGGCCTATCCGCCCCATTTGGCCGAAAAGTGGGATGCCGTAGGCCTTATTTGCGGCGATCCCGCAGACGAGGTGCGCACCGTCGCCTTTGCTTTGGACTGCACCCAAGAGGTTGCGGACCGCGCGGTTGAGCTCGGCGCGGATATGTTGGTAGTCCACCACCCACTGCTACTGCGCGGCGTGGAATCCGTGGCGGCCGACACGCCCAAGGGCAAGGCCGTACACACCCTGATTAAAAATGGCGTGGCGCTTTTTGCCGCCCACACCAACGCCGATAAGGCCCGTCCAGGGGTTAACGATAAGCTCGCGGAACTCGTGGGCATTACTCCGGGGCGGCCCATCGTGCCGGAGGCCCCAGAGACCATCGATAAGTGGGGAGTGCATATTCCTACCGGCAGTGCGGAGCAGGTAAAGCAGGCGCTTTTCGATGCCGGCGCAGGTCACATCGGCGCCTATTCTCACTGCTCCTTCGATATCGCAGGCAAAGGCCAATTCCAGCCGGAGGAGGGCGCGGACCCGGTAGAAGGGGACATCGGCAAGCTGCACCGCGGCGAAGAGATACGGGTGGAGTTTGTGGCTCCCGCCTCGTTGCGGGCCACGCTGATTGCGGCGCTGCACGAGGCGCACCCGTATGAGGTGCCCGCCTATGACATCGTGGAAACGGCCGGAAACGGCGACCTTGATACCGCGCTGGGCCTGGGGCGCGTGGGCGAACTGCCCCGCGAGATGACGCTGCGGGAGTTTACGCAGCAGGTGGCCAACGCCCTGCCAGAGACCGCGTGGGGCATCCGGGCTGCCGGCGACCCGGAGCAGACCGTGCGCACCGTGGCGGTTTCGTCTGGCGCCGGGGATTCCTTCCTGGCAGCTGCGTCAAAGCTGGGCGTCGATGTCTATGTCACCTCCGATCTGCGCCACCACCCGGTGGACGAGCATCTGCGCGCCGGGGGACCAGCCGTCATCGATACGGCCCACTGGGCCAGCGAATTTCCCTGGACGGCCCAAGCAAGCGATATCGTAGAAGCAGCATTAGAACTAGATACGGAAATTATTAGCCTGCGCACTGATCCGTGGACTATCTCCGCGCACCCAAAGGAGTCATAA